A section of the Triticum dicoccoides isolate Atlit2015 ecotype Zavitan chromosome 7A, WEW_v2.0, whole genome shotgun sequence genome encodes:
- the LOC119330875 gene encoding putative anthocyanidin reductase, with the protein MAEEGNSSGGRGVRVCVTGGAGFIGSWLVRKLLEAGYTVHATLRSIGDEGKAGLLRRLVPGAAPPERLVLFEADLYDAASFAPAIAGCQFVFLVATLFAHEAAASKYKTSAEAAVDAVRVILRLCAESKTVKRVIHTASVSAASPLTKSSTAASAVYRDFISESCWTALDVDYPLRNTHFDKYIESKVLSEKELLRYNDGESPAFEVVTIPLGLVAGDTILSRLPETIQSAVAPVTKQEPYFMLPRIAQRLLGSVSLVHVDDACAALVFCMEQPSIAGRFLCSAAYPTIHDILDHYGSKYPHLDLLREADEVARVQPESNKLGELGFRYKYGVEEILDESIECAVRLGSLDTSKLIVQQE; encoded by the exons ATGGCGGAAGAGGGGAACAGCTCGGGCGGGCGCGGCGTCCGGGTGTGCGTCACCGGTGGCGCCGGGTTCATCGGCTCATGGCTCGTCAGAAAGCTGCTCGAGGCAGGGTACACCGTTCACGCCACCCTGCGGAGCATCG GGGACGAGGGGAAAGCGGGGCTGCTGCGGCGGCTCGTCCCCGGCGCCGCGCCGCCGGAGCGGCTGGTGCTGTTCGAGGCCGACCTCTACGACGCCGCCAGCTTCGCGCCGGCCATCGCCGGCTGCCAGTTCGTCTTCCTCGTCGCCACCCTCTTCGCGCACGAGGCCGCCGCATCCAAG TACAAGACGTCGGCGGAAGCCGCCGTGGACGCGGTGCGCGTCATCCTCCGGCTATGCGCGGAATCTAAGACGGTGAAGCGCGTCATCCACACTGCATCGGTGTCGGCCGCTTCGCCGCTGACAAAGTCCTCCACCGCCGCCTCTGCGGTGTACAGGGATTTCATCTCTGAATCTTGTTGGACTGCTCTGGACGTCGATTACCCTCTCCGTAACACGCACTTCGAT AAGTACATAGAGTCAAAGGTCCTGTCAGAGAAGGAGCTCCTCAGGTACAACGATGGCGAGAGCCCGGCGTTTGAGGTGGTCACAATTCCCTTGGGCCTCGTCGCGGGGGACACAATCCTCAGCCGCCTCCCGGAAACAATTCAGAGTGCGGTGGCACCGGTGACCAAGCAAGAGCCCTACTTCATGCTACCGAGGATTGCACAGAGGCTGTTGGGCTCAGTGTCACTAGTGCACGTCGACGATGCCTGCGCCGCGCTTGTCTTCTGCATGGAGCAGCCATCCATCGCTGGCCGGTTCCTCTGCTCCGCCGCCTACCCGACAATCCATGACATCCTGGACCACTACGGCAGCAAGTACCCCCATCTAGATCTCCTCAGAGA GGCTGATGAGGTAGCGAGGGTGCAACCTGAGAGCAACAAGCTTGGGGAGCTGGGCTTCAGGTACAAGTATGGGGTGGAGGAGATTCTAGACGAAAGCATCGAGTGTGCTGTGAGGCTGGGCTCCCTGGATACATCCAAGCTTATCGTGCAGCAGGAGTGA
- the LOC119333957 gene encoding uncharacterized protein LOC119333957, translating to MGVAAKEAITRAVVTKRSMVWCIAAAEDAIPVQATLMAVTEVLATSKTRSPVRKTEASVFPGHNPAKAEARHSSAGTRATGGVMEADGRKEGETPAAAAQRGAAWLGVSVQEGLQYAKAGVVGAVQQAMTGSEEEAAQADLRAAKAQRQAGLRPPRAAAPEARRARGSRAAAPSSPQMEVNNNDMDSLSDSSGWSSSDDSDIDELLQDDDVEMMSLLIDVKSFENRMKLMDQRRGSKMGRVTIYRNRALGHEHLMEDYFAEVPTYPPRLFRRRYRMRRSLFVKIVIDCEAASYYFKRRRSAAGIMGFSAYQKISAAMRVLAYGIPADYTDEYLRIGQDTTTESVRRFAKLVIRLYGEQYLWALNEEDTKRLMEMNEKRGWPGMLASLDCMHWRWKNCPKAWHGMYCGKSRDATIVLEAVASQDTWIWHAFFGLPGTLNDINILNRSPLFKRLISGDAPACNYKIMDNEYSMRYYLTDGIYPEWATLVKSIKEKNGVPLTRKEAHFTKAQEADRKDIERAFGVLQARFAIVRGPARFWDKKTLMNIMKCCVILHNMILEDERGLNLPCFYDNVGTRVQPKRNPSRIHAFFQAHREIEDATTHGRPRDDLIEHHWQLDGRRIGP from the exons ATGGGCGTGGCGGCGAAGGAGGCCATCACCAGGGCCGTAGTGACGAAGAGGAGCATGGTATGGTGCATTGCGGCGGCGGAGGACGCCATTCCTGTTCAGGCGACGCTGATGGCGGTGACCGAAGTTCTGGCGACGAGCAAGACCAGAAGTCCAGTGAGGAAAACAGAAGCCTCGGTGTTCCCTGGCCACAATCCAGCGAAAGCGGAAGCAAG GCACAGCAGCGCAGGTACTCGAGCCACGGGCGGGGTGATGGAGGCCGACGGAAGGAAGGAGGGCGAGACGCCGGCGGCGGCAGCGCAGAGGGGCGCGGCGTGGTTGGGCGTGTCCGTGCAGGAGGGGCTGCAGTACGCCAAGGCCGGCGTGGTCGGCGCCGTGCAGCAGGCGATGACGGGgagcgaggaggaggcggcgcaggCGGACCTGCGCGCGGCCAAGGCGCAG AGGCAGGCTGGCCTCAGGCCTCCTCGAGCCGCCGCGCCAGAGGCCAGGCGGGCCAGaggcagccgcgccgccgccccgagctccccgcAG ATGGAGGTGAACAACAACGACATGGACTCGTTGTCTGATTCGTCGGGTTGGTCGTCATCCGACGATTCGGACATCGACGAGTTGTTGCAAGACGACGACGTCGAGATGATGAGCCTCCTCATCGACGTGAAATCCTTTGAAAACCGCATGAAGCTGATGGATCAGAGGAGAGGGTCGAAGATGGGGCGAGTCACCATCTACCGGAACCGCGCTCTCGGACACGAGCATTTGATGGAAGACTACTTCGCGGAGGTACCTACATACCCTCCTCGTCTCTTCCGCAGAAGGTACCGAATGCGGCGTAGTTTGTTTGTGAAGATTGTCATTGATTGTGAGGCCGCCTCCTATTACTTTAAACGTCGTAGATCCGCCGCCGGTATCATGgggtttagtgcatatcaaaagatATCGGCGGCAATGCGGGTACTCGCTTATGGCATACCCGCGGATTATACCGACGAGTATCTTCGCATTGGGCAAGATACAACCACGGAGTCAGTCCGTAGGTTTGCCAAGTTGGTCATTCGGTTGTACGGTGAGCAGTATCTTTGGGCACTAAACGAGGAAGATACAAAGAGATTAATGGAAATGAATGAAAAAAGGGGATGGCCAGGGATGCTAGCTAgtcttgactgcatgcattggaggtGGAAAAATTGCCCAAAGGCATGGCACGGAATGTATTGCGGTAAAAGCCGTGATGCTACCATTGTGCTTGAGGCCGTAGCATCTCAGGAcacatggatttggcatgcattctttgggttGCCGGGAACACTCAATGATATCAATATCCTCAATAGATCTCCTTTGTTCAAAAGATTAATTTCTGGGGATGCTCCAGCTTGCAACTACAAAATCATGGACAATGAGTACTCAATGAGATACTATCTCACCGATGGCATCTATCCCGAATGGGCAACTCTTGTGAAGTCCATCAAGGAGAAAAATGGGGTGCCCTTAACAAGAAAAGAGGCTCATTTCACCAAGGCACAAGAGGCAGACCGCAAGGATATTGAGAGAGCTTTCGGTGTTTTGCAAGCAAGGTTTGCCATAGTTCGTGGTCCAGCTCGGTTTTGGGACAAAAAAACCTTGATGAACATCATGAAATGTTGTGTGATTCTACACAACATGATCCTAGAGGATGAAAGAGGGTTAAACCTCCCTTGTTTCTATGACAATGTTGGTACCCGTGTGCAACCGAAAAGAAACCCTTCTCGCATACACGCTTTTTTTCAAGCACATCGTGAGATTGAGGATGCAACCACTCATGGTCGGCCCCGGGATGATCTAATAGAGCACCACTGGCAGTTGGATGGGCGGCGCATTGGCCCATGA